ACGCCTCGCACAGGAACAGGCATCACCATGATGGAACGGCTCTCGAACACAAGGCTTGTGAAAAAGAGGTCAACGAGAGGGGAAACGTTCGGCGAGTGTATGGGCATAATCGAGATCAGCTGGACTGTCGATCTCTCCCCACCCGAGACCATTGATCGCACAGGTCCAGACCTGCCCTTGCTGCGCCAGTTCGTCGACGATCGATAAATACCACTTCTTCAACGACTCAGGCCGCCGAAGAGCACGTTCAACCGCCTGACGAAACAGGGACGGGCCTTCATCGCGAAACGCCATCATTCCGATCGATTCACCATGCGTTTCATGAATGGGAATCGTTTTGCCGACTTTGGCCAGTCTAGTCCCGTCAAGAATGACCTTCATGTCATCGGCATCATACGTCGGTTTGGAGTCAGTGACTAACGTGACAGGCTGAACCGGAGAAGATAACAATCGCCGGGGGATGGCCGACTCAAACAGCGTATCGCCGTTCAGAAGAACAAAATCATCCAGCATCTCATGACGAGCCACCCAGCAACTTCCTAAATTATCCGCCACAGCGTAAAATGGATTATAAACCGTGCGAACCCAATCATCGTGGCCGCGTTGTTTCAGATGATCTTCGACTTTATCGGCTCCATATCCGACGATCACTACCACTTGGTCAATTCCACTGCTCTGTAGTTCGTGCAGTTGCCACTCAAGAACCGACCTTTCGCCAACCTGCAACAAACATTTCGGAGTGTCTGCCGTGAGAGGCAATAAACGTCGTCCCTGTCCAGCGCTTAAAATGATGGTTTTCATTGGTTCCTACTTGAAGATGATCCTTGAGACGTTTAGTTCTAACACATTTGCGTCTGACTTTCGAATTTTCCGGTCAACTTCGTCATGGACAAAACTCGTCCGTTCACGTGGTAGAAAAAGACGCACAACCATTACGTTGGCTCATCCGACACTCGATGCAAGAACATGACTGGTCATGTAAGATGACGAAGAAATAACCACGAAGCGAAAGGCTTGACTAGCACCGACGGACAATCTCATCCTCATGATGTTACTTGAACGATATCTCACGAAAGAAATCGCGAAGCCGTTCTTCGTGATCTGCAGCCTTCTCGTCCTAATGTTCGTGAGCTTTAACTGGGTACGGTTCTTGGGACGTGCGGTTGACGCTCAACTGCCCACGAACATGATCTTCACACTTATCATGTTTAAGGTCATCATTGCCCTCGAAGTGTTGCTCCCCGTCGCCATGCTCTTATCCATCGTTCTGGCACTTGGTCGCCTGTCCATGGAATCGGAAGTCACGGCCTTATCAGCTTGCGGGGTCAGTCCTCTGAAAATCGTCAAAGTCGTCTTTGGCTTGGCTCTCGTTCTAGCTGGCATCGTCAGTGCGCTCTCGTTATTCATTCGGCCTTGGGCTTATCAGCAAAGTTACGATCTCGAAGCGAAGGCAGACACCGGCTTCCGCATTTCAGACCTTGAGGCTGGTCGGTTTTATGAACGAGAAAAAAATGGCGGGTCTTTGGTGCTGTTCATGCAAAAGATTGATCAAACCGCAGGCATCATGAAACACGTGTTCGTACAAACAGAAAAGAATGGCAATATACGCATTCTCTCGGCGAAAGAGGCTCGCGAACGTTTTGACCACGGAATCGGAAAGATCGTCCCCGTCTTGATCGATGGCTATGAATACAAATTGTCACGACAAGCAGGCATCGATCGCATCACGGAATTCCAGGAACTCACCCTATATCCCGATGATCCCAAACCGCCATACTATACACGAAAAGCTGCTTCGAATTCACGATTGATTGCGTCTTCCAGCCCCAAAGAGATCGCAGAATTCCAGTGGAGACTTTCGACGGGCCCCTCGACCCTCCTCTTGGCACTCCTGGGAATCCCATTGAGCCGTGCCACCCCTCGTCAAGGGAAATATGCCAAAATATTCGTGGCAATCGTAGCATTCGCGGTTTATTACAACTTAGGAGCCATGGCTAAAACTTGGGTGGAACAAGGATTGGTTAATCCGACGTTTCCGGGAATTTGGTGGGTCAACGGGCTTCTGCTTGTCGCTCTGGGCATTGCCTATTGGCCAAAATCTCTCTTCCGACACATGCGACTGGGGAAAGTATCCGTTTCGCTCTAGTGCTCACCCACGCCTACGATTCAATGAATCAGTTGCCTATCCCGATCTCAGCATGAACATCCTCGATCGTTACATCGCGACTTCGGTGCTCACCAGCTATGGACTCATCCTCTTGCTATTTTCGACAATCTTCAGTTTTTTCATCTTTTCCGACGAACTCGATCAGGTGGGCACCGGCGTCTATTCACTCCAACATGCCTTCACTCATGTGCTCTTGACCGTCCCAGGTCGCATGATCGATCTCGCGCCGATTACCGCGTTACTCGGCAGCATTATCGGATTGGGTGCCCTTGCCAATCATCAAGAACTCATCGCGATGCAAGCCGCTGGAGTCTCCACCATCCGCATCGCCTGGTCGGTCTTAAGAGTCGGGATCCTGTTCATGATCATGATCGTGGTTCTCGAGGAATTCATTCATCCCCCTCTGGCGCATTATGCACACAACAAACGGGCAATAGCTCTAGCTGACTCTCAAACTCTCCAGAGTGAAGATGGGTTTTGGTTCCACGACGCGTCGCGGTTCATTAAAATTGGCGAACTTCGATACGGTAAGCTTCCTGAAAACATCGATGTGTACGAGTTTGACGCCCAAGGCAAGTTACACATTTTCACTCATGCCAGTATGGCCGACATTGTCTCCCCCAACCAATGGATACTCCGGGATGTTGATCAAAAAATTATCGATAGCCAAGGCATTACATCCAAGCATCTGCCTGAATTGATATGGGATTCATTCTTGAGCAAGAACCAGGTAGGAATTTTCTCGACGCCTCCTGACATGTTTTCCCTGACCCAGCTTGCTTCCTACTTGCGCTACTCGCGAGAACATGGAAAGAATTCTAAACGCCTCGAACTCGTGTTCTGGCAAAAAATCGCGATGCCCTTTACCTCGGGGGCAATGGTCCTCCTCGCCATTCCTTTCATATTCGGTCCGCTGCGATCGTCGACGACTGGCAAACGGATCCTGATCGGATCCGGCATAGCCATCGCCTTTCACTTTGGCAGTCAAATACTGGGACAGGTGGGACTTCTTTGGGAATTCGACCCGATTCTCACCACCTTTGCCCCCACGTTCATCCTTACGGGTATCGCCGCGTGGCTCTGGTCACACAAAAGTTAAATCTCAGCTCTGACGGCATTGAATTGTCGGAAAATGGTGGGTTTGCTCAAGGTGAAAGCCCTGATCATCGGGAGAGTAGGTATAAGTATTGAGTACCAGATCGTAGGCTCCCTGCTCTTCTGTCATGCGAAAGAGATGGTAACAGGCCCGGCGATCGGACGTCTTACCCACGGCCGAAGCCGAGGGAGCACCCACGACCGGTATGCATTGCGTTGGCCTTGAGAGATAACTGAGCATTGAGCGATGAGCATGGCCATGCAGCACAAGTTCAGCGCCGCAACGAGACAGAACATCCTCTAATTCTCCAACATTCGTTAAAGATTTTCGCCAGGAGACCATGCCTGCTAAAGGTGGATGATGGACTAAGACAACTCGAAACAACTTCTGTTCCCCCAATTGATCCAATATTTCCTGAAGTTTGGTGAGTTGTGCGGCATCAAGACGACCCGTGGCCAAAAACGGGAACGTCGGCTGCGCACTGGATAACCCGATAAAGGCCGCCTTTCCTCGAAGACGAACACTCGGAAACGCTTCGATAGAACCATTCTGAGAAGCGCTCCTCTTGGGTTCATCAGAAAGCAGATAAGGCGTCCAATGAGCAAAGGTTTCCTCCCATGGTGTGGGAACATAGGTTTCGTGATTGCCAGGAATAACCGTGACTCGCGAAGCCGGCCCTAAATCCTTGAGCCACTCCTGAACCATTCGAAATTCTAACGGCAATCCCAGGTGAGTGAGATCACCGGTAATCACAATATGGTCAGGCTCTTTTTGACGTAAATCCTTAATGAGCGCGTTCAAGACCTCCCGACGATGTTCTCTGCGGCGATGCTTGCGCCACGACAGGTATCCGAGTATACGCTTATTGAATAAATCTCCAAGATCAATCCCTTCCAATGTGGTCAAATGTGGATCGGACAGTTGTGCAAAGGTAAACGTGGTCATATGCCTCTTTATCAGGAACGCCCCTGAAACCGTCGATACGCCTTTACCCGGAGCATCGCATTAGTATACGATTTCTCATCCTTAATTCCTACGTGGACTTTCGACAA
The genomic region above belongs to Nitrospirales bacterium and contains:
- a CDS encoding metallophosphoesterase encodes the protein MTTFTFAQLSDPHLTTLEGIDLGDLFNKRILGYLSWRKHRRREHRREVLNALIKDLRQKEPDHIVITGDLTHLGLPLEFRMVQEWLKDLGPASRVTVIPGNHETYVPTPWEETFAHWTPYLLSDEPKRSASQNGSIEAFPSVRLRGKAAFIGLSSAQPTFPFLATGRLDAAQLTKLQEILDQLGEQKLFRVVLVHHPPLAGMVSWRKSLTNVGELEDVLSRCGAELVLHGHAHRSMLSYLSRPTQCIPVVGAPSASAVGKTSDRRACYHLFRMTEEQGAYDLVLNTYTYSPDDQGFHLEQTHHFPTIQCRQS
- the lptF gene encoding LPS export ABC transporter permease LptF, whose product is MMLLERYLTKEIAKPFFVICSLLVLMFVSFNWVRFLGRAVDAQLPTNMIFTLIMFKVIIALEVLLPVAMLLSIVLALGRLSMESEVTALSACGVSPLKIVKVVFGLALVLAGIVSALSLFIRPWAYQQSYDLEAKADTGFRISDLEAGRFYEREKNGGSLVLFMQKIDQTAGIMKHVFVQTEKNGNIRILSAKEARERFDHGIGKIVPVLIDGYEYKLSRQAGIDRITEFQELTLYPDDPKPPYYTRKAASNSRLIASSSPKEIAEFQWRLSTGPSTLLLALLGIPLSRATPRQGKYAKIFVAIVAFAVYYNLGAMAKTWVEQGLVNPTFPGIWWVNGLLLVALGIAYWPKSLFRHMRLGKVSVSL
- a CDS encoding phosphocholine cytidylyltransferase family protein, which gives rise to MKTIILSAGQGRRLLPLTADTPKCLLQVGERSVLEWQLHELQSSGIDQVVVIVGYGADKVEDHLKQRGHDDWVRTVYNPFYAVADNLGSCWVARHEMLDDFVLLNGDTLFESAIPRRLLSSPVQPVTLVTDSKPTYDADDMKVILDGTRLAKVGKTIPIHETHGESIGMMAFRDEGPSLFRQAVERALRRPESLKKWYLSIVDELAQQGQVWTCAINGLGWGEIDSPADLDYAHTLAERFPSR
- the lptG gene encoding LPS export ABC transporter permease LptG, with translation MNILDRYIATSVLTSYGLILLLFSTIFSFFIFSDELDQVGTGVYSLQHAFTHVLLTVPGRMIDLAPITALLGSIIGLGALANHQELIAMQAAGVSTIRIAWSVLRVGILFMIMIVVLEEFIHPPLAHYAHNKRAIALADSQTLQSEDGFWFHDASRFIKIGELRYGKLPENIDVYEFDAQGKLHIFTHASMADIVSPNQWILRDVDQKIIDSQGITSKHLPELIWDSFLSKNQVGIFSTPPDMFSLTQLASYLRYSREHGKNSKRLELVFWQKIAMPFTSGAMVLLAIPFIFGPLRSSTTGKRILIGSGIAIAFHFGSQILGQVGLLWEFDPILTTFAPTFILTGIAAWLWSHKS